Genomic segment of Arachis hypogaea cultivar Tifrunner chromosome 16, arahy.Tifrunner.gnm2.J5K5, whole genome shotgun sequence:
GGAGGACCGGGATGAACGACGGTGTGAGTAGAGGAGCGGAAGTGGGTTGAAATGAAATGAGAATGTGATGTAACGGTATATTAAGAGGAGGTTATGTTGTCTAAccctaataattaaaatttaaaaagttggtTATTCTAATAAATtggaaatttaattttaataattaatttaaattttcttttttaaactgTTGTTAAACGTTGTTTAACATTTACATTGTTTAGGTATattttctctaataataataattactttgATGCATAATAATATATAGTGTATGATAATGGAGCTGATGACTCAATGGACAACCAATTAGTACATCATGTTGAGCCAAATAAAAGGTAAACAAGTAACAACTAACAAGTATGCATTAAAATAAAAGACACAACTCATGATAGTGTAGCTATCACAATTACTAATAATGTGACAACTGCTAGATGAATCATGGTCTCACACTGCATCGATCTGGTGGTCATCATGAGGCCATCAATTTCTTTTGTTGAATGGCCGAATAGTCCGCTTAGGTAATCATATCATAATTTGATACCAAActatagatatatttttatttgaataataatagagaatcagattttaattagttaatattatcaaattttattgtaataatttttattttttggagaatttaaaatttaaaatatatgataaaaaattaacTGATATTGATTGGAAAAAACCAACTTATTAATTGAACTCTTTCTATTTTCTATGGTTGTGGACTTGGAATTCTTAATATTTGAACACGTAAAAATTGAATATTTATGTACATCCAACTCAATTAAGTTATAGCGTTTAATAAGAATTTAGATGAATATCACATCAATAGTCAAAACCtgataaatacataaatattgGTGCGGAAAAGAAAAATTTAGGTATGTAAAAATGATTCGTCGCATATTATGTTGCGCTAGTTAAATTTTTTACTCTATGCTCTAGAGTGTGTCACCAATTTATTTATCAACATTTCAGGCTTTACAGCCAACAATTGCCATTCCATCCAAgaaatatgattatatatatgaaCACCTGGCAGGTGGTCCTAACTCCTATTTATGTTACAAACTTTACAGTAACATTGTAAATCTTCAACTTATTATCTATGAACTAAGAGCAGCTTTATTTAGAGTCAAATGGTAAGACAGGATTAAATATTTACAACAGGtactttctgtttgattcctcatTTATTGGTATACTTCTTTTTTAAAAGAACAATCAACTAATTACTAATAGAAAAAAGAGGGAGGGGGGTTGGAATTCCGTTGGAACTTAAAAGACAAGTGAAAATTAACATATCTAATTAGAAAGTGTCATTTTATCTAATCATGAGCTACAAAATATTGATTTCGCTTTAAAATATTAGTTTCGACTACGGTTGTCCGTGGACCGAGTTGAATGGATTGAAGATTTTCCAACGCAACCCATTCATTTAATTAGTGGGTTGGGTTGTGTGGGTATTACAATCTCTTAACCCTAACTAACCCAacccaaaaaatatttaatttatatagttaATAAAAGCATCTATTaactaaagaaaaatcaatataattaaatatttatcagcTAAATTAATATGATAATGATATCATAAgtctaaatatatataaatttttaaaaatttcataaggggaaaaagggagaaagaacTAAAATCAACACcttcaaattaattaacaaattagaATTACAACACATTTACTGGTCtaagaataaatattaaataccctTCACTAATTTTAAAGGCCCCCATAGCCATAGGGTTACCCTGTGTTCCCAGAAAAATACTAAAAGCAACAGTCGCTCTCCCTTCTCGAGCGAGGAAGGTAACTGGAACCGCCATTTTGCAGCAGTGTAGGGTAGTATCTGGAATGCCTCAGTAAAATGTACACATACCAAAACCATTATCCCATGAGACCATTAAAGAAAACACCATATCAAGTTTTCTATTGAAGCTTATTccacataataatattataattagatAATATATGAACATAATTCGAATGGCCTACGCTGGTGAATTATAAACACTGGAAGGAACTTGGAGTAGTTTGAACTAGATATTCAATGAGACTATAGACAGAAGCAATAGAGGCTAATGAAACAACATTCAATGCTAATGAGGAAAAACCTTTTTCTTCCATTGGTATAATTAATTAGCCTGCTAAACGTATTTCATCGTTTTCCTATCTGGTGCTTCGGCTAGTGCTTAGAGGGGCAGAACTCTGAGTTGAGAGTTGCACATCAGATAGTGAGACAGTTCCACCTTGTGAAAAGATTAAACTGACAGAGGTAGTGGGACTATTTCCAGAAGAAGGCATTCTGGTTGAAAAGGAGGATTCCATTTTGGACCCCGACATCAATTCAGGCCGAAGCTCTGAGGATGTTAAGGAAGGAGCCAGGGTAGACAGCAAAGACCCAACGGGGTATGGAGTTACTGGTGCATCAGTCAGGGAAGATGTTGATGGACTATATCTCACAGGCCCGAAAGGATGGTCAAATTTGCATGTGGAGCCAAACTTGCAATGCCCGTTTTGCAAATAAAATGCACAAGGTTGAACCCCCTGTTTTCTAGAAAAGGAATTGATTAAGAAAAACTTCCAACGAAAGGGCATCAATTATAATGCTGCACTGCATTATCATGCAGAAACAAGTAACTCAAATTATTAAAACATCTGCAACAGGATTAAAAGGAACAGGCAGAATTAGATATGCTTTTTACTAGTAATCTCAAACTATGTAAGACTACCTAAGTGAGAACAAATCCAATGCACTTAAGAGGTATCAATAAGAACTATTAAGTAACCttcttttgagagagagagagagagagagtattattGATTTGAATGGTTTATGGTTATAATGAGAAAGGAAACAAGTATGAAGCAAAAACAGCATGTCCTCTAAAGAACTCGTCATACTAATACTGTCTAATACAGTAATCAACAAAGGATTCACTTATGTCAACaatcaaaaattaaaacaaaggaataaatgaacaaaaagaaGTCCTACATCAAAAGATGATACCTACCTATATAGTTATCAGAAAACCAAAAATAGCAGAATTATATTAACTCATTCAATCAGATTCCTATCCCTGAACACCAGTAATACTACAGCTAAAAAGATATCTTGAGAAGCCAATATAAGCAGGGAATTACAAAAATGATAGCATCTTCTTTATTCATCATTGATAGCACTATGACAGTTACTTTTGATTCCTATCACTATCAAGTTTGACCTTGTGCAACTGACATCAGGGTTATGACTTAAATGCCACACATGGGTACTCGATACCCTCAGAGACTTCTTATTCCGAATCCTATTAATATAAGTTTCTTCTCAGAATAATCAATAAGTCCCGGTGTCATAGCCTAAGTTGGAATATTTATCAGCTCGACATACAAGTACATAAAGATGTTTCAAAAAGTCATTTGCAAACATGGGTTCATTGCGCAGATATGCATAACACAACAAAAAACTGTGGTCTGACACAAGTAAATGGTCAAAACAGGAATTCAGCATACGTCAATGCTGTCCAGAATCAGAGAAGTGGTTTTTTAACATGACAATATCAGCTGATATAGCGAGAGAAGGAAAACACACATCTTTAATTAACATCTTCGCTTTATCGAATAGCTAAAAATATAGGGGGTCATGCGTTTTGCATACAGACACTAGATGTCAATGTAGCTTTGCCCCAGGCATGTATTTTATTTGTCTCAAACAAACTGCCAAGATACATGCcccaagtaaaaataaaaagtaaatacttCATAAAGTTCTCCAAGCCATATGCATGTTTCACCCTCTTATATGGGAAACTATAGTTCaaaaaggagaagaaataaaTCCCTTAAATTTCATGATCAGCGTACAATacatagattcaattatgtcgCGAAATATCCTGAAGAAAAATCAACAAATGTTGAAGGAAGCAAAACATCAGAGAACCACAATAAGTACAAATCCGCATGTTTAATGCAATATAATTGAGCCAAGATCTACAGAATTTATATCTAATCAGATGACTCAGAAAACACTTGGCTCCAAGTCTTCAGTTCATTCCAGGCAAAAGAGTAGATTAAGCAAATAAGTCATTGAGGCCTACAACTGTGAAATTGCCACAGGTGCCAAAAAAAAAGGTAGCTAAGATAtgaacaactaattttaaatttaaataaaaaaaacaaatagaaCATCATAAGCTATAACTTGAAAATACATTATTACCATATAACATGAGATGGACAAATTTGAGGcgataaattaaacaaaatagtcAAATCAAATGAGTAACTGTACTTACCGGACGAAGAGGAAGACCAATGGGGCTGAGGAGTGGTCGTGTCACACCCCTATCCCGTGGATGATCATATCGACAAGCCGATCCAAATTTACAGTCCCCTGTTTTAAGATAGTATTGGCATTCAGGTTGGCCAGGACGTTCAGGAAAAACTTCCTCCTTCTGACCACTGCCTGAGGGGCCAATAGAAGAGGGCAGTGGAGTATATGGCCTAGCAAAAGCTGATGTTGATGAAGACAATTGGGTCACTCCATATAGAGAAGTAGCCCCAACAGCAGGTTGAGCACCAGGAGATAACACAGGACTAACAGGTGCCTGCTCCAATTTAATGGCACCACCATTAAGTAACTACTCAAGAAAAGTCAAAATAAATAACTTTCTAACACAGAGTATTTTTATCTCACCGAATAAGGACTCCATCCAGGAAATGGAACAACTCCTGGAGAAAGAAGTACAGGACCATAAGCCCCTTGAACGTACGAACCAGCCAACATAGGAGGCCTAGCCACTCTCAAGCTTGTGGATGCTCCCCCGTATTGGTCAGGCAGAGGAACCGTAGGAGATTGCACCTGTTGATAAAATTGAGGTGCAGAAGCCGGC
This window contains:
- the LOC112756367 gene encoding zinc finger CCCH domain-containing protein 32 isoform X1 — protein: MELYGRNPGRNGSNPGNQPEWRSPGPDTGLEESMWQLTLASSESYPERPSAPNCVYYMRTGYCGYGARCRYNHPRDRAAVAAAVRATGEYPERAGEPPCQYYLKTGTCKFGASCKFHHPKHGGGSLSQAPLNIYGYPLRPGEKECSYYLKTGQCKFGVTCKFHHPAAGTSLPASAPQFYQQVQSPTVPLPDQYGGASTSLRVARPPMLAGSYVQGAYGPVLLSPGVVPFPGWSPYSAPVSPVLSPGAQPAVGATSLYGVTQLSSSTSAFARPYTPLPSSIGPSGSGQKEEVFPERPGQPECQYYLKTGDCKFGSACRYDHPRDRGVTRPLLSPIGLPLRPGVQPCAFYLQNGHCKFGSTCKFDHPFGPVRYSPSTSSLTDAPVTPYPVGSLLSTLAPSLTSSELRPELMSGSKMESSFSTRMPSSGNSPTTSVSLIFSQGGTVSLSDVQLSTQSSAPLSTSRSTR
- the LOC112756367 gene encoding zinc finger CCCH domain-containing protein 32 isoform X2 — encoded protein: MELYGRNPGRNGSNPGNQPEWRSPGPDTGLEESMWQLTLASSESYPERPSAPNCVYYMRTGYCGYGARCRYNHPRDRAAVAAAVRATGEYPERAGEPPCQYYLKTGTCKFGASCKFHHPKHGGGSLSQAPLNIYGYPLRPGEKECSYYLKTGQCKFGVTCKFHHPAAGTSLPASAPQFYQQVQSPTVPLPDQYGGASTSLRVARPPMLAGSYVQGAYGPVLLSPGVVPFPGWSPYSAPVSPVLSPGAQPAVGATSLYGVTQLSSSTSAFARPYTPLPSSIGPSGSGQKEEVFPERPGQPECQYYLKTGDCKFGSACRYDHPRDRGVTRPLLSPIGLPLRPKTGGSTLCILFAKRALQVWLHMQI
- the LOC112756367 gene encoding zinc finger CCCH domain-containing protein 32 isoform X3 — its product is MELYGRNPGRNGSNPGNQPEWRSPGPDTGLEESMWQLTLASSESYPERPSAPNCVYYMRTGYCGYGARCRYNHPRDRAAVAAAVRATGEYPERAGEPPCQYYLKTGTCKFGASCKFHHPKHGGGSLSQAPLNIYGYPLRPGEKECSYYLKTGQCKFGVTCKFHHPAAGTSLPASAPQFYQQVQSPTVPLPDQYGGASTSLRVARPPMLAGSYVQGAYGPVLLSPGVVPFPGWSPYSAPVSPVLSPGAQPAVGATSLYGVTQLSSSTSAFARPYTPLPSSIGPSGSGQKEEVFPERPGQPECQYYLKTGDCKFGSACRYDHPRDRGVTRPLLSPIGLPLRPL